In Mycobacterium sp. 050128, one genomic interval encodes:
- a CDS encoding NADH-quinone oxidoreductase subunit J — translation MLATNLASDVIVRTSTGEAVAFWLLGALAVIGAIGVVTAANAVYSAMFLAMTMIILAIFYMIQDALFLGVVQVVVYTGAVMMLFLFVLMLIGVDSAESLKETLRGQRVAAVVTGVGFGVLLVAAIGKVTTGGFVGLTTANANGNVEGLAALIFSRYLWAFELTSALLITAAVGAMVLAHRERFERRKTQRELSEERFRSGRPTPLPNPGVYARHNAVDVAALLPDGSYSDDSVSKMLRTRGADGKETPRRQAIKGGTS, via the coding sequence ATACTTGCCACCAACCTGGCGAGCGACGTCATCGTTCGCACCTCCACCGGCGAAGCCGTGGCCTTCTGGCTGCTGGGCGCGCTGGCCGTGATCGGCGCGATTGGGGTGGTCACGGCCGCCAACGCCGTGTACTCGGCGATGTTCCTCGCGATGACGATGATCATCCTGGCGATCTTCTACATGATCCAGGACGCGCTGTTCTTGGGTGTGGTTCAAGTCGTGGTCTACACCGGCGCGGTGATGATGCTGTTCCTGTTCGTGCTGATGCTGATCGGCGTGGACTCGGCGGAATCACTGAAGGAAACGCTACGCGGACAGCGTGTCGCCGCGGTCGTCACCGGAGTCGGGTTCGGCGTCCTGCTGGTTGCCGCCATCGGCAAGGTGACGACTGGGGGCTTCGTCGGACTGACCACCGCGAACGCCAACGGCAACGTCGAAGGCCTGGCGGCACTGATCTTTTCGCGGTACCTGTGGGCGTTCGAGCTGACCAGCGCGCTGCTGATCACCGCCGCGGTCGGCGCGATGGTGCTCGCACACCGCGAGCGTTTCGAACGCCGCAAGACCCAGCGCGAACTCTCGGAAGAACGGTTCCGGTCCGGCCGGCCGACCCCGCTGCCCAACCCCGGCGTCTACGCACGCCACAACGCGGTCGACGTTGCCGCGTTGCTGCCCGACGGCTCCTACTCGGACGATTCGGTGTCGAAGATGCTGCGAACCCGTGGTGCGGACGGCAAGGAGACTCCCCGCCGGCAAGCCATCAAAGGCGGTACATCGTGA
- the nuoK gene encoding NADH-quinone oxidoreductase subunit NuoK: MNPANYLYLSALLFTIGASGVLLRRNAIVMFMCVELMLNAVNLAFVTFARMHGHLDGQMIAFFTMVVAACEVVIGLAIIMTIFRARKSASVDDANLLKG; this comes from the coding sequence GTGAATCCGGCTAACTACCTTTACCTTTCGGCACTGCTTTTCACCATCGGGGCCTCAGGTGTGTTGTTGCGCCGCAACGCCATCGTGATGTTCATGTGCGTCGAGTTGATGCTCAACGCCGTGAACCTGGCGTTCGTCACGTTCGCGCGCATGCACGGCCACCTCGACGGGCAGATGATCGCGTTCTTCACGATGGTAGTGGCCGCGTGCGAGGTCGTCATCGGCCTGGCCATCATCATGACGATTTTCCGTGCCCGCAAATCGGCGTCGGTCGACGACGCGAACCTACTCAAAGGGTAG
- the nuoL gene encoding NADH-quinone oxidoreductase subunit L: MAHFTWLLVLLPLAGAAILLFGGRRTDAWGHWLGVLAALGAFGVGVTLLSDLLSRDSEHRAIHQTVFTWIPVDQFQVDFGLQIDQLSICFVLLISGVGSLIHIYSVAYMAEDPDRRRFFGYLNLFLASMLLLVVADNYLVLYVGWEGVGLASYLLIGFWYHKPSAATAAKKAFVMNRVGDAGLAVGMFLMFSTFGTLSYAGVFAGAPSAGKGVLTAMGLLLLLGACAKSAQVPLQAWLGDAMEGPTPVSALIHAATMVTAGVYLIVRSNPLYNLAPGAQLGVVLVGAVTLLFGAFIGCAKDDIKRALAASTMSQIGYMVLAAGLGPAGYAFAIMHLLTHGFFKAGLFLGSGSIIHAMHEEQDMRRYGGLRAALPITFITFGLGYLAIIGVPPFAGFYSKDAIIEAALGAGGVRGYTLGAAALLGAGVTAFYMTRVMLMTFFGEKRWAPGSHPHEAPALMTGPMILLAFGSVFSGGLFAIGGTLPHWLEPVVGAHEEATHTLPAWISTTLALSVVVVGIAVAYQKYGRREIPRVAPVQVSALTTAARRDLYGDAFNEEVFMRPGAQLTEELTEFDNAAVDGSVNALAALVSRTSNRLRGLQTGFARSYALSMLAGATLLVAAILAVQLW; this comes from the coding sequence ATCGCACACTTCACCTGGTTGCTCGTGTTACTACCGCTGGCGGGTGCCGCAATCTTGCTGTTCGGCGGCAGACGCACCGACGCGTGGGGACATTGGCTGGGCGTGCTCGCCGCGCTGGGGGCGTTCGGGGTCGGCGTCACGCTGCTGTCGGACTTGCTGAGCCGCGACAGTGAGCACCGCGCCATCCACCAGACGGTGTTCACCTGGATCCCGGTCGACCAATTTCAAGTCGACTTCGGGCTGCAGATCGACCAGCTGTCAATCTGTTTCGTGCTGCTGATCTCCGGCGTGGGATCACTGATCCACATCTACTCGGTCGCCTATATGGCCGAAGACCCGGACCGCCGAAGGTTTTTCGGGTACCTCAACCTGTTCCTGGCCTCGATGCTGTTGCTGGTCGTCGCCGATAACTACCTGGTGCTCTACGTCGGCTGGGAAGGCGTCGGTCTCGCGTCCTACCTGCTGATCGGCTTCTGGTACCACAAGCCATCGGCGGCGACGGCCGCCAAGAAGGCGTTCGTGATGAACCGGGTCGGCGACGCCGGGCTGGCCGTCGGCATGTTCTTGATGTTCAGCACGTTCGGCACCCTCTCGTACGCCGGGGTTTTCGCCGGCGCCCCCTCCGCCGGCAAGGGCGTACTCACCGCGATGGGATTGCTGTTGCTGCTGGGTGCCTGCGCGAAGTCGGCACAGGTCCCGCTGCAGGCCTGGTTGGGTGACGCGATGGAGGGCCCGACGCCGGTGTCCGCGCTGATCCACGCCGCAACCATGGTGACCGCCGGTGTGTATCTGATCGTGCGGTCCAACCCGCTCTACAACCTCGCTCCCGGAGCGCAACTGGGCGTGGTCCTCGTCGGCGCCGTCACCCTGCTGTTCGGGGCGTTCATCGGCTGCGCCAAGGACGACATCAAGCGGGCGCTCGCCGCGTCGACGATGAGCCAGATCGGCTACATGGTGCTGGCTGCGGGACTCGGTCCCGCCGGATACGCGTTCGCGATCATGCACCTGCTCACGCACGGCTTCTTCAAGGCCGGCTTGTTCCTCGGATCGGGCTCGATCATCCACGCGATGCACGAAGAACAGGACATGCGCCGCTACGGCGGGCTGCGCGCCGCCCTGCCCATCACCTTCATCACCTTCGGCCTGGGTTATCTGGCCATCATCGGCGTGCCGCCGTTCGCGGGCTTTTACTCCAAGGACGCCATCATCGAGGCGGCGCTGGGCGCCGGCGGCGTCCGCGGCTACACGCTGGGCGCAGCGGCGCTGCTGGGCGCGGGCGTCACCGCGTTCTACATGACCCGGGTGATGCTGATGACCTTCTTCGGCGAAAAGCGTTGGGCGCCGGGCAGTCACCCGCACGAGGCGCCCGCCCTGATGACCGGGCCGATGATCCTGCTCGCGTTCGGCTCGGTGTTCTCGGGTGGACTGTTCGCCATCGGAGGCACCCTGCCGCACTGGCTGGAACCGGTCGTCGGTGCGCATGAGGAAGCCACGCACACCCTGCCGGCGTGGATCAGCACCACGCTCGCGCTGTCGGTCGTCGTGGTCGGAATCGCGGTGGCTTATCAGAAGTACGGCAGGCGGGAGATCCCCCGAGTCGCTCCCGTTCAGGTGTCGGCACTCACCACGGCCGCACGCAGAGATCTGTACGGCGATGCCTTCAACGAGGAGGTATTCATGCGCCCTGGCGCGCAGTTGACCGAGGAGCTCACCGAGTTCGACAACGCGGCGGTGGACGGCTCGGTCAACGCGCTGGCCGCGCTGGTCAGCCGGACGTCGAATCGCTTGCGGGGACTGCAAACCGGCTTCGCCCGGTCCTACGCGCTGTCGATGCTGGCCGGCGCCACCCTGCTGGTCGCGGCGATCCTGGCGGTGCAACTGTGGTGA
- a CDS encoding NADH-quinone oxidoreductase subunit M yields MTNVPWLSVLWLVPLAGSILIILMPPGLRQLAKWTGVVVSVLTLAVALVVALGFKTGGAPYQFLEKHPWIPAFGAGYNLGVDGIAVILVLLTAILIPLLLVAGWNDGGEGTRGVHAYVALTLAIESMVLISVIALDVLLFYVFFEAMLIPMYFLIGGFGKGAGRSRAAVKFLLYNLFGGLIMLAAVIGLYVVTAQHGSGTFDFREIVTGISSGRFAGVDPAVFKALFLGFMFAFAVKAPLWPFHRWLPDACVEATPATAVLITAVMDKVGTFGMLRYCLQLFPDASTYFRPLIVTLAIIGVIYGAIVAIGQKDMMRLIAYTSISHFGFIIAGIFVMTTQGQSGSTLYMLNHGLSTAAVFLIAGFLVSRRGSRLIADYGGVQKVAPILAGTFMVSAMATLSLPGLAPFISEFLVLLGTFNRYWLAGAFGVTALVLAAVYMLWLYQRVMTGPVAEGNERITDLRLRELVVVAPLLALLFVLGVYPRPVLDIINPAVDHTMITIGQHDPAPSVPRPVLRATPGTAEGPHQ; encoded by the coding sequence ATGACTAACGTGCCCTGGCTGAGCGTGCTGTGGCTGGTACCGCTGGCCGGTTCCATCCTGATCATCCTGATGCCTCCCGGCCTGCGGCAGCTCGCCAAGTGGACCGGTGTGGTCGTCAGCGTCCTGACCCTGGCGGTCGCGCTCGTTGTCGCGCTCGGTTTCAAAACCGGCGGCGCCCCTTACCAATTCCTGGAAAAGCATCCCTGGATTCCGGCCTTCGGCGCCGGCTACAACCTCGGCGTGGACGGCATTGCGGTGATCCTGGTGCTGCTGACCGCGATCCTGATTCCACTGCTGCTGGTCGCGGGCTGGAACGACGGGGGCGAGGGCACCCGGGGTGTCCACGCCTACGTCGCCTTGACGCTGGCCATCGAGTCGATGGTGCTGATCTCGGTGATCGCGCTGGACGTGCTGCTGTTCTACGTGTTCTTCGAGGCCATGCTGATCCCGATGTACTTTTTGATCGGCGGGTTCGGCAAGGGAGCCGGACGGTCGCGGGCCGCGGTGAAGTTCTTGCTGTACAACCTGTTCGGCGGTCTGATCATGCTCGCCGCGGTGATCGGTCTGTACGTGGTCACCGCCCAGCACGGTTCGGGCACGTTCGACTTCCGCGAAATCGTGACCGGCATCTCCTCGGGCCGCTTCGCCGGCGTGGACCCGGCGGTGTTCAAGGCGCTGTTCCTGGGCTTCATGTTCGCGTTCGCCGTCAAGGCTCCGCTGTGGCCGTTCCACCGCTGGCTGCCCGACGCGTGCGTCGAGGCCACTCCGGCAACCGCTGTCCTGATCACCGCGGTGATGGACAAGGTCGGCACCTTCGGGATGCTGCGCTACTGTCTGCAGCTGTTCCCTGATGCGTCAACGTATTTCCGCCCGCTGATCGTGACGCTGGCCATCATCGGGGTGATCTACGGTGCGATCGTCGCGATCGGCCAAAAAGACATGATGCGCCTGATCGCCTACACCTCCATCTCGCACTTCGGCTTTATCATCGCCGGCATCTTCGTGATGACGACCCAGGGGCAAAGCGGCTCGACGCTGTACATGCTCAACCACGGCCTGTCCACGGCGGCGGTGTTCCTGATCGCCGGATTCCTGGTCAGCCGGCGCGGCAGCAGGTTGATCGCGGACTACGGCGGAGTGCAGAAGGTGGCGCCGATTCTGGCCGGCACCTTCATGGTCTCGGCCATGGCCACCCTGTCGCTGCCCGGCCTTGCACCGTTCATCAGCGAATTCCTGGTCCTGTTGGGCACTTTCAACCGGTACTGGCTGGCGGGCGCCTTCGGGGTGACCGCACTGGTGCTGGCGGCGGTTTACATGCTGTGGCTCTACCAGCGGGTGATGACCGGGCCGGTGGCCGAAGGCAACGAACGAATCACCGATCTGCGGCTGCGCGAGCTCGTCGTCGTTGCACCGTTGCTGGCGCTGCTGTTCGTCCTCGGCGTCTATCCCAGGCCGGTGCTCGACATCATCAATCCCGCTGTGGACCACACCATGATCACCATCGGGCAGCATGATCCCGCGCCGAGCGTGCCCCGCCCGGTTTTGAGGGCAACCCCCGGTACAGCCGAAGGACCGCACCAATGA